From the Octadecabacter antarcticus 307 genome, one window contains:
- a CDS encoding DVUA0089 family protein yields MIRPFSTALATSLFALVALPALAQDANLCGGVGANGQWLGGDEASSDISTSPAHIEQMALVLMRNEFVGLFSVSQDGDYRIEAQGRGGGDTVLDVRDASGEIVASDDDSGGDASSRAESFLTVGTYCVSMRSFDGSPITGFVRAGRMDQEPLTAGFAAPSNDVANGECDLSVAQQLTLGEPLANPWATQNVYSFELDAPAAVTITAENEAADPILTLFDASGNWLAENDDFDGLNSRIDMANMLPAGEYCVALNLYGDESLPITVTAKAYDAMEVQMNLYARGDASPPLDGSYPVAALGELQTRLRQDVTVGGDAIWYSFDIYAGGLVLVEAIAQGQGDPVLVMYDDLGRLVGYNDDSDEYGSVDSLLTVRVQPGTYLVAVRQLDNQTQGLIRMVFERYVPARP; encoded by the coding sequence ATGATCCGACCATTTTCAACTGCCCTAGCGACCAGCCTATTCGCGCTGGTCGCCCTTCCTGCCCTCGCGCAAGATGCAAACCTATGCGGTGGTGTCGGCGCAAATGGCCAATGGTTGGGCGGTGACGAAGCCTCGTCTGATATCTCGACTTCACCAGCTCATATCGAACAAATGGCACTGGTTTTGATGCGCAACGAATTTGTTGGTCTTTTTTCAGTGTCTCAAGATGGCGATTACCGCATCGAAGCCCAAGGGCGTGGGGGCGGCGATACGGTTCTGGACGTGCGCGACGCCAGTGGTGAAATTGTGGCGTCCGATGATGACAGCGGTGGCGATGCGTCCAGCCGCGCCGAAAGCTTCCTTACAGTCGGCACCTATTGCGTGTCGATGCGCAGCTTTGACGGATCGCCAATCACTGGATTTGTGCGCGCAGGTCGAATGGATCAGGAACCTTTGACCGCTGGATTTGCAGCCCCGTCCAATGATGTTGCGAATGGCGAATGTGATCTTAGCGTCGCCCAGCAACTGACGCTTGGCGAACCCCTTGCGAACCCATGGGCGACGCAAAATGTCTATTCGTTCGAGCTTGATGCGCCTGCTGCCGTAACGATTACCGCAGAAAATGAGGCCGCCGATCCAATTCTGACGCTGTTTGATGCGTCAGGGAATTGGCTGGCAGAAAATGACGATTTTGATGGGCTAAACAGCCGCATCGACATGGCAAACATGCTGCCGGCGGGCGAATATTGTGTCGCACTTAATTTGTATGGTGATGAAAGCCTGCCGATCACCGTGACGGCCAAGGCATATGATGCAATGGAAGTTCAGATGAACCTGTACGCGCGTGGCGATGCAAGCCCGCCGCTTGATGGCAGCTATCCTGTTGCAGCCCTCGGCGAACTGCAGACACGACTGCGTCAAGATGTAACCGTCGGTGGTGACGCCATTTGGTATTCTTTCGACATCTACGCCGGTGGTCTGGTGCTGGTCGAAGCGATTGCGCAAGGCCAAGGCGACCCCGTGTTGGTAATGTATGACGATCTGGGTCGTCTGGTCGGCTATAACGATGACAGCGACGAATACGGATCAGTGGATTCATTGCTGACAGTCCGTGTGCAACCCGGCACCTATCTGGTTGCCGTGCGGCAGTTGGACAACCAGACGCAGGGCCTTATTCGCATGGTGTTTGAACGCTACGTTCCTGCGCGTCCCTAA
- a CDS encoding GNAT family N-acetyltransferase yields the protein MQNLSTAPMLTTQRLVLRGPERDDLPGFTRFMTSASSMEAQGETVTAEQAWFGFLTGIGHWHWHGFGFFTVVEQHTGHPVGRVGLIKHSNWPDVELAWHLFEGAEGKGFATEAAMAVKKWAYEDLGLDRLYSYIDWENTRSQAVAKRLGAVTDGTRAPHELEAEVWVHSMESH from the coding sequence ATGCAAAATCTCTCGACTGCACCCATGCTGACGACGCAACGGTTGGTTTTGCGTGGACCCGAACGGGATGATTTACCGGGGTTCACCCGTTTCATGACCAGTGCCTCGTCGATGGAAGCGCAGGGAGAGACGGTCACAGCGGAACAGGCTTGGTTCGGGTTTCTGACCGGCATTGGCCACTGGCATTGGCACGGCTTCGGCTTCTTTACAGTCGTTGAACAGCATACGGGGCATCCCGTCGGCCGAGTGGGCTTGATCAAGCATTCCAACTGGCCAGACGTAGAGCTGGCATGGCATCTGTTCGAAGGAGCGGAGGGAAAAGGCTTTGCCACGGAAGCTGCGATGGCCGTCAAAAAATGGGCCTATGAGGATCTGGGGTTAGATAGGCTATACAGCTACATAGACTGGGAGAATACTCGTTCACAGGCTGTGGCAAAGAGGCTCGGTGCCGTCACGGACGGAACGCGGGCCCCGCATGAACTGGAGGCGGAGGTGTGGGTTCACTCAATGGAAAGCCATTGA